A portion of the Corynebacterium occultum genome contains these proteins:
- a CDS encoding glutathione peroxidase, translating into MSAIHDIDISYNDGSTGTLGDYKGKVVLVVNTASQCGFTPQYQGLQQLQETYSERGFTVLGVPCNQFGGQEPGSDGEVAEFCSLNYGVNFPLSTKVEVNGENTHPLYRELKQSSDAQGESGDVKWNFEKFLLSPEGEVLGRYRSATTPAELSEVIEAHLPR; encoded by the coding sequence ATGAGTGCAATCCACGACATCGACATCAGCTACAACGACGGCAGCACCGGCACCCTCGGTGACTACAAGGGCAAGGTTGTCCTGGTGGTCAACACCGCCTCCCAGTGCGGTTTCACCCCGCAGTACCAGGGCCTGCAGCAGCTGCAGGAGACTTATTCTGAACGTGGTTTCACCGTGCTGGGGGTGCCCTGCAACCAATTCGGCGGCCAGGAACCCGGCAGTGACGGAGAGGTCGCGGAGTTCTGCTCCCTCAACTACGGCGTGAACTTTCCACTGAGCACCAAGGTAGAGGTCAACGGGGAGAACACCCACCCCCTCTACCGGGAGCTGAAGCAGAGTTCAGATGCCCAGGGTGAATCCGGGGACGTGAAGTGGAACTTCGAGAAATTCCTGCTTTCCCCGGAAGGCGAGGTGCTCGGCCGCTACCGTTCCGCCACCACCCCAGCTGAGCTCAGCGAAGTGATCGAAGCACATCTGCCCCGGTAG
- a CDS encoding DUF2334 domain-containing protein — protein sequence MRGHLLVSISSIFDQTQPAVADMVASLDGQNIPVSLLVAPHIDGNWHLAKDRATRDWLLAQQNADRALILNGFDQAVQGRRAEFATLSRHEAALRLKGSTRQMGQIGFRPEIFAPPRWQLSEGTLQALPEFGFQLAASTTGLHNLRSGEFHQSRNLSVGEGFGQAKWWRRNVIRAAERGAAKGNSIRLSISGRNLLNEKVAEDFLRAANAAVKAGALPTDYRHFS from the coding sequence ATGCGCGGCCACCTCCTGGTATCGATCTCGAGTATTTTCGATCAGACTCAGCCGGCGGTGGCCGATATGGTCGCCAGCCTGGACGGACAAAACATCCCCGTCTCCCTGCTGGTGGCGCCGCATATCGACGGCAACTGGCACCTGGCCAAGGATCGTGCCACCCGGGACTGGCTGCTGGCACAACAGAATGCCGATCGAGCGCTCATCCTCAACGGTTTCGACCAGGCCGTCCAGGGAAGAAGAGCTGAATTTGCCACCCTCTCCCGCCATGAGGCAGCCCTCCGCCTGAAGGGTTCCACCCGCCAGATGGGGCAGATCGGCTTCCGACCGGAGATCTTCGCCCCGCCCCGCTGGCAGCTCTCGGAGGGGACCCTGCAGGCGCTGCCCGAATTCGGTTTCCAGCTAGCCGCCTCCACCACCGGACTGCACAACCTGCGCAGCGGCGAATTCCACCAGTCCCGCAACCTCTCCGTGGGTGAGGGTTTCGGCCAGGCCAAGTGGTGGCGCCGCAATGTCATCCGGGCCGCGGAACGCGGTGCCGCCAAGGGCAACTCCATCCGCCTGTCCATCTCGGGGCGAAACCTGCTCAATGAGAAGGTGGCGGAGGACTTCCTCCGGGCCGCCAATGCCGCAGTCAAGGCGGGCGCGCTGCCCACCGACTACCGCCACTTCAGCTAG
- a CDS encoding S9 family peptidase, whose protein sequence is MSSDDQNQKHSGAAAQVSAPRAAKHPVIRTHHGIEFQDDYEWLREKNAPETLDYLNAENDHTEAHTAELAELRENIYTEIKSRIKETDMSIPTRAGDHWYYGRTQEGKNYGISCRVPVAEGSDPWVPPTIPEEGAVEGEQIILDLNELAEGHEFFSLGASSVTTSGRYLAYSVDTEGDERFTLRVKDLDTGELLADRLDGIFYGATWAGEEYLFYQLVDEAWRPDSVWRHKIGTDQSEDVRVFHEPDARFNTGVGGSRSEKYLFIEAASKITSETWVLETDDPTGEFRLLWEREPGVEYMIDHAVVAGEDRWVVTHNATGPNFAVSDAPALSGAELPPLRELEDLIPHREDVRIEGIDTYRDFIVSGYRSGAIGKLAVMKLAESGYGEWEELEFEEELYNAGSGGNPEWDAPVIRLGYVSFTTPSQLYDYEIATGKRTLLKEQEVLGGYDRSQYTAYRLWTTAADGAEIPVSVIHRADLDRNKPNPTLLYGYGSYESSIDPGFSIARLSLMDRGMIFVIAHVRGGGEMGRLWYDNGKMDKKKNTFTDFIAVADDLLERGITAPEMLVAEGGSAGGMLMGAVANMAPDRFKAIHAAVPFVDPLTSMLMPELPLTVTEWDEWGDPLHEREVYEYMASYAPYENVAAKQYPNILAVTSLNDTRVLYVEPAKWIAKLRDTATGGQFLLKTEMSAGHGGVSGRYAKWRETAFEYAWIVNQATGLRA, encoded by the coding sequence ATGTCCTCAGATGATCAGAACCAGAAGCACAGCGGCGCCGCCGCACAGGTGTCCGCACCCCGGGCCGCAAAGCATCCCGTGATCCGCACCCACCACGGCATCGAGTTCCAGGATGACTATGAATGGCTGCGCGAGAAGAACGCCCCGGAAACCCTCGACTACCTCAACGCCGAGAATGACCACACCGAGGCGCACACCGCCGAATTGGCGGAACTACGGGAAAATATCTACACCGAGATCAAGTCCCGGATTAAAGAAACGGACATGTCCATCCCCACCCGCGCCGGGGACCACTGGTATTACGGCCGCACCCAGGAGGGAAAGAACTACGGCATCTCCTGCCGCGTGCCGGTTGCCGAGGGGTCAGATCCCTGGGTGCCTCCGACCATCCCGGAAGAGGGGGCGGTGGAAGGGGAGCAGATCATCCTCGACCTCAATGAGCTGGCCGAGGGCCATGAGTTCTTCTCCCTGGGGGCTTCTTCCGTGACGACTTCCGGCCGCTACCTGGCCTACTCCGTGGACACCGAGGGGGATGAGCGTTTCACCCTGCGGGTCAAGGACCTGGACACCGGCGAGCTGCTGGCTGATCGGCTGGACGGCATCTTCTACGGCGCGACCTGGGCAGGGGAGGAGTACCTCTTCTACCAGCTGGTGGATGAGGCCTGGCGGCCGGATTCGGTGTGGCGCCACAAGATCGGCACCGACCAGTCCGAGGACGTCCGGGTCTTCCATGAGCCCGATGCCCGTTTCAACACCGGTGTCGGGGGCAGTCGTTCGGAGAAGTACCTCTTCATCGAGGCCGCCTCCAAGATCACCTCCGAAACCTGGGTGCTGGAGACCGATGACCCGACCGGGGAGTTCCGGCTGCTCTGGGAGCGCGAACCGGGTGTGGAGTACATGATCGACCATGCGGTGGTGGCGGGGGAGGACCGTTGGGTGGTCACCCACAATGCCACCGGCCCTAACTTCGCGGTCAGTGACGCCCCGGCACTCAGTGGTGCGGAGCTGCCCCCGCTGCGGGAGCTGGAGGATCTGATCCCCCACCGCGAGGACGTCCGCATCGAGGGCATTGACACCTACCGTGATTTCATCGTCTCCGGTTACCGTTCCGGGGCGATCGGGAAACTGGCGGTGATGAAGCTCGCCGAATCCGGTTATGGGGAGTGGGAGGAGCTGGAGTTCGAGGAGGAGCTCTACAACGCCGGTTCCGGCGGGAACCCGGAGTGGGATGCCCCGGTGATCCGCCTGGGCTACGTCTCCTTCACCACCCCCTCCCAGCTCTATGACTATGAGATCGCCACCGGGAAGCGCACCCTGCTCAAGGAGCAGGAGGTGCTCGGCGGCTATGACCGGAGTCAGTACACCGCCTACCGGCTGTGGACCACGGCAGCTGACGGGGCCGAAATTCCGGTGTCGGTGATCCACCGCGCTGACCTGGACCGGAACAAGCCCAACCCCACCCTGCTCTACGGCTACGGCTCCTATGAGAGCTCGATTGACCCCGGTTTCTCCATCGCCCGGCTCTCCCTGATGGATCGCGGCATGATCTTCGTGATCGCCCACGTCCGGGGCGGCGGTGAAATGGGTCGACTCTGGTATGACAACGGCAAGATGGACAAGAAGAAGAACACCTTCACCGACTTCATCGCCGTGGCCGATGACCTCCTTGAACGGGGGATCACGGCACCGGAGATGCTGGTGGCGGAGGGTGGTTCCGCCGGTGGCATGCTGATGGGTGCGGTGGCCAATATGGCACCGGATCGTTTCAAGGCCATCCATGCGGCAGTGCCCTTCGTGGACCCCCTGACCTCCATGCTGATGCCGGAGCTGCCCCTGACCGTCACCGAATGGGATGAGTGGGGCGATCCCCTGCATGAGCGCGAGGTCTATGAGTACATGGCCTCCTACGCCCCCTATGAGAATGTGGCGGCCAAGCAGTACCCCAATATCCTGGCCGTCACCTCGCTGAATGACACCAGGGTGCTCTATGTGGAGCCGGCGAAGTGGATCGCCAAGCTGCGGGACACCGCCACCGGGGGACAGTTCCTGCTGAAGACCGAGATGTCGGCCGGGCATGGTGGTGTGTCGGGGCGCTACGCCAAGTGGCGCGAAACCGCCTTCGAGTACGCCTGGATCGTCAATCAGGCGACGGGGTTGAGGGCCTGA
- a CDS encoding phosphoribosylaminoimidazolesuccinocarboxamide synthase, producing MRPELSQYTHLSAGKVREIYEIDDETLLMVVSDRISAYDHILDTEIPDKGRVLTAMSVWFFNALGMPNHLAGPIDDPRIPEEVLGRALVCKKLKMLPFECVARGYLTGSGLAEYRKNGTVCGIELPEGLTEASKLAEPIFTPATKAEQGDHDENVSFEVVVDKLGQARAEQLRDITLKIYSEAAAIAEKRGVILADTKFEFGLDAEGTLILADEVLTPDSSRYWPADTYEEGKVQPSFDKQYVRNWLTSPKSGWDKNSETPPPALPGSVVEATRERYIEAYERISGLKFADWIGSCV from the coding sequence ATGCGTCCTGAACTCTCCCAGTACACCCACCTCTCAGCCGGTAAGGTGCGCGAAATCTACGAGATCGATGATGAGACCCTCCTGATGGTGGTCTCTGACCGAATCTCCGCCTATGACCACATCCTGGACACCGAGATCCCCGACAAGGGACGGGTCCTGACGGCCATGAGCGTCTGGTTCTTCAACGCCCTGGGCATGCCCAACCACCTGGCCGGACCCATCGATGACCCCCGCATCCCCGAGGAAGTCCTCGGTCGGGCCCTGGTCTGCAAGAAGCTGAAGATGCTGCCCTTCGAGTGCGTGGCCCGGGGCTACCTCACCGGTTCCGGCCTTGCGGAATACCGCAAGAACGGCACCGTCTGCGGCATCGAACTGCCCGAGGGCCTGACGGAGGCCTCCAAGCTGGCTGAGCCCATCTTCACCCCGGCCACCAAGGCTGAGCAGGGTGACCACGACGAGAACGTCTCCTTCGAGGTGGTCGTCGACAAGCTCGGCCAGGCACGTGCCGAGCAGCTGCGTGACATCACCCTGAAGATCTACTCAGAGGCCGCCGCCATCGCCGAGAAACGCGGTGTCATCCTCGCCGACACCAAGTTCGAGTTCGGTCTCGACGCCGAGGGCACCCTCATCCTCGCCGATGAGGTCCTGACCCCCGACTCCTCCCGCTACTGGCCCGCCGACACCTACGAGGAAGGCAAGGTCCAGCCCAGCTTCGACAAGCAGTACGTCCGCAACTGGCTGACCAGCCCCAAGTCCGGCTGGGACAAGAACTCCGAGACCCCGCCCCCGGCGCTGCCCGGCTCCGTGGTCGAAGCCACCCGCGAACGCTATATCGAGGCCTATGAGCGCATCTCCGGCCTGAAGTTCGCCGACTGGATCGGCAGCTGCGTCTAA
- the purB gene encoding adenylosuccinate lyase yields MAEKKKISNVLSSRYASAELSELWSPESKIIMERQLWIAVMKAQKGLGVDIPAEAINAYESVINQVDLASIADREKITRHDVKARIEEFNALAGHEHIHKGMTSRDLTENVEQLQIYRSLELVRDKSVAVIARLGGHARNYQNLVMAGRSHNVAAQATTLGKRFASAADEMLIAVERVENLLSRYPLRGIKGPMGTSQDMLDLMGGNEAKLASLETSIADHLGFKRTFDSVGQIYPRSLDFDAVSALVELGAGPSSLAHTIRLMAGNETVTEGFKEGQVGSSAMPHKMNARSCERVGGLQVILRGYLTMVADLAGQQWNEGDVFCSVVRRVALPDAFFALDGMFETFLTVLDEFGAFPAMIGRELERYLPFLATTRILMAAVRAGVGRETAHEVIKENAVAVALNMRENGGEQDLVDRLAADERLPLSKQDLEVALSDHKAFIGAAGSQVDRVLVKINDLINHHPEAARYTPGEIL; encoded by the coding sequence GTGGCTGAGAAAAAGAAGATCTCCAATGTCCTGTCCTCCCGTTATGCCTCCGCTGAGCTGAGCGAGCTCTGGAGCCCCGAGTCGAAGATCATCATGGAGCGCCAGCTCTGGATCGCCGTGATGAAGGCACAGAAGGGGCTCGGCGTGGACATCCCCGCTGAGGCCATTAACGCCTATGAATCCGTCATCAACCAGGTGGACCTGGCGTCCATCGCTGATCGCGAGAAGATCACCCGGCACGATGTGAAGGCCCGGATCGAGGAGTTCAACGCCCTCGCCGGCCATGAGCACATCCACAAGGGCATGACCTCCCGTGACCTGACCGAGAATGTGGAGCAGCTCCAGATCTACCGCTCCCTGGAGCTGGTGCGCGACAAGTCCGTCGCCGTCATCGCCCGGCTCGGTGGACACGCCCGCAACTACCAGAACCTGGTCATGGCGGGTCGTTCCCACAATGTAGCGGCTCAGGCCACCACCCTGGGCAAGCGTTTCGCCTCCGCTGCCGATGAGATGCTGATCGCCGTGGAACGGGTGGAGAACCTGCTCTCCCGCTACCCGCTGCGTGGCATCAAAGGCCCGATGGGCACCAGCCAGGACATGCTCGACCTGATGGGTGGCAATGAGGCCAAGCTGGCTTCCCTGGAAACCTCCATCGCCGACCACCTCGGCTTCAAGCGCACCTTTGACTCCGTGGGCCAGATCTATCCCCGCTCACTGGACTTCGATGCGGTGTCCGCTCTGGTTGAGCTGGGTGCCGGCCCCTCCTCCCTGGCGCACACCATCCGACTGATGGCCGGCAATGAGACCGTCACCGAGGGCTTCAAGGAGGGCCAGGTTGGCTCTTCCGCGATGCCGCACAAGATGAACGCCCGTTCCTGTGAGCGTGTCGGCGGACTGCAGGTCATCCTGCGCGGCTACCTCACCATGGTCGCTGACCTGGCCGGTCAGCAGTGGAATGAAGGCGATGTCTTCTGCTCCGTGGTCCGCCGCGTGGCACTGCCCGACGCCTTCTTCGCCCTGGACGGCATGTTCGAGACCTTCCTGACCGTCCTGGACGAGTTCGGTGCCTTCCCCGCCATGATCGGCCGTGAGCTGGAGCGCTACCTGCCCTTCCTGGCCACCACCCGCATCCTGATGGCGGCTGTCCGCGCCGGTGTCGGCCGTGAGACCGCCCATGAGGTCATCAAGGAGAATGCAGTGGCTGTCGCACTGAACATGCGTGAGAACGGTGGCGAGCAGGACCTGGTGGACCGTCTGGCCGCTGATGAGCGCCTGCCGTTGAGCAAGCAGGACCTGGAGGTCGCCCTCTCTGACCACAAGGCCTTCATCGGTGCCGCCGGCAGCCAAGTTGACCGCGTGCTGGTCAAGATCAACGATCTGATCAACCACCACCCGGAGGCCGCCCGCTACACCCCGGGCGAGATCCTCTAG
- a CDS encoding LLM class flavin-dependent oxidoreductase — protein MSFEIGIYHFGELTPDPHSGAPAPSAQQRLKDLIEQAEVADQAGLDIFGLGEHHRDDFAVSASAVVLSAIAMRTSRIRLSSAVTVLSSEDPVRVYEQYATLDNLSDGRAEMIVGRGSYVESFPLFGYDLSLYNDLFEERLQLLDRIQKENPVTWQGMLRPPLEEADISPRALQEYIPTWVAVGGTPASAVRAAKFGLPMALGILGGRLDGFKGMADLYRKSAADHGVDPAKLKISVNGPGFVAETTQEAQEFSYPYYARAMKENQHMQGRGQVLQYEAYQEHASDDGALFVGSPQQIVEKILRQHEAYGHDRYIMQLGYGNTPQRETLRAIELLATEVLPAVRQELG, from the coding sequence ATGAGTTTTGAGATCGGCATCTACCATTTCGGTGAACTCACCCCGGATCCGCACAGCGGCGCACCGGCCCCCAGCGCGCAGCAACGCCTGAAGGACCTGATCGAGCAGGCCGAGGTCGCAGACCAGGCCGGGCTGGACATCTTCGGCCTCGGCGAACACCACCGTGATGATTTCGCGGTTTCGGCTTCCGCGGTGGTTCTTTCGGCGATCGCGATGCGTACCTCACGGATCAGGTTGAGCAGCGCGGTGACGGTGCTCAGTTCCGAGGATCCGGTGCGGGTCTATGAACAGTACGCCACCCTGGACAATCTCTCCGATGGTCGCGCCGAGATGATCGTGGGCCGGGGCTCCTATGTGGAGTCCTTCCCCCTCTTCGGTTATGACCTGAGTCTCTACAATGACCTTTTTGAGGAGCGGCTGCAGCTGCTGGACCGGATCCAGAAGGAGAACCCGGTGACCTGGCAGGGCATGCTCCGCCCCCCACTGGAGGAGGCGGATATTTCCCCGCGGGCGCTGCAGGAGTACATCCCCACCTGGGTGGCGGTGGGTGGCACCCCGGCATCCGCGGTGCGGGCCGCGAAATTCGGCCTGCCCATGGCGTTGGGCATCCTGGGTGGCAGACTGGACGGCTTCAAGGGGATGGCTGATCTCTACCGGAAGTCCGCGGCAGACCATGGGGTGGATCCGGCGAAACTGAAGATCAGCGTCAACGGCCCCGGTTTCGTCGCTGAGACCACTCAGGAGGCCCAGGAGTTCTCCTACCCCTACTACGCGCGGGCGATGAAGGAAAATCAACACATGCAGGGTCGGGGCCAGGTCTTGCAGTACGAGGCCTACCAGGAGCACGCCTCCGATGATGGGGCGCTCTTTGTGGGCAGCCCCCAGCAGATCGTGGAGAAGATCCTGCGCCAGCACGAAGCCTATGGTCATGATCGGTACATCATGCAGCTCGGCTACGGCAACACCCCGCAGCGGGAGACCCTGCGGGCCATTGAACTGCTGGCCACCGAGGTGCTCCCGGCGGTGCGTCAGGAACTGGGCTAG
- a CDS encoding pyridoxal phosphate-dependent aminotransferase, which produces MRMLDLVQRRAREGKETIMLCAGQPETGAPEAVLHEAEIALRSSPLGYTEVLGDRQLREAVAAWHSATYGVDTNADNVIVTTGSSGAFVAAFLAVLDQGDSVALSCPGYPAYRNILGALGAQIVDLQCGEETRFQPTAAMLEALPEKPKAVIVTSPGNPTGTIIDPAELERIAEWCDLNGTVLISDEDYHGMSFGRPTATARAYSENAITVGTLSKYFSMTGWRVGWMIVPDYMVDALENLLGSLALCAPAISQVAGRAAFTLEAAAELDQHVAVYQETREVFLAELPKIGLGTFAEPDGGLYLWVDVSDYTQDSEAWARELVEEIGVAVAPGVDFDPHHGNQWVRLSLCASAADAREACRRLGEFLAR; this is translated from the coding sequence ATGCGCATGCTGGACCTGGTCCAGCGCCGTGCCCGGGAGGGTAAGGAAACCATCATGCTCTGTGCGGGGCAGCCGGAAACCGGTGCCCCGGAAGCGGTGCTCCATGAGGCGGAGATCGCCCTGCGTTCCAGCCCACTGGGATACACCGAGGTGTTGGGGGACCGGCAGCTGCGGGAAGCTGTCGCAGCCTGGCATTCCGCCACCTACGGAGTGGACACCAACGCCGATAATGTCATCGTGACCACGGGTTCCTCCGGGGCCTTCGTCGCGGCTTTCCTGGCGGTGCTCGACCAGGGTGATTCGGTGGCGCTGAGTTGCCCGGGTTACCCCGCCTACCGCAATATACTCGGCGCCCTGGGCGCGCAGATCGTGGATCTGCAGTGCGGGGAAGAAACCCGTTTCCAGCCCACCGCGGCGATGCTGGAGGCACTGCCGGAGAAGCCGAAGGCGGTCATCGTCACCAGTCCGGGCAATCCCACCGGAACCATCATTGATCCGGCAGAGCTGGAGCGCATCGCCGAGTGGTGTGATCTCAACGGCACCGTGCTGATCTCTGATGAGGACTACCACGGCATGAGCTTCGGCCGGCCGACCGCCACTGCGCGCGCCTACTCCGAGAACGCCATCACCGTGGGCACCCTCTCCAAGTATTTCTCCATGACCGGTTGGCGGGTCGGCTGGATGATCGTCCCGGACTACATGGTGGATGCCCTGGAGAACCTGCTGGGTTCCCTGGCGCTGTGTGCCCCGGCGATCTCCCAGGTCGCCGGCCGGGCCGCCTTCACCCTGGAGGCCGCCGCCGAACTGGACCAGCATGTGGCCGTCTACCAGGAGACCCGTGAGGTATTCCTGGCGGAGCTGCCGAAGATCGGGCTGGGCACCTTCGCCGAGCCGGATGGTGGGCTCTACCTGTGGGTCGATGTCTCGGACTACACCCAGGACTCTGAGGCCTGGGCCAGGGAACTGGTGGAGGAGATCGGGGTGGCGGTGGCCCCGGGAGTGGACTTTGATCCGCACCATGGCAATCAGTGGGTCCGCCTGAGCCTGTGTGCCAGTGCCGCGGATGCCCGGGAGGCCTGCCGCCGCCTGGGTGAGTTCCTCGCCCGCTGA
- the purD gene encoding phosphoribosylamine--glycine ligase, translating into MRILVIGSGAREHALLLGLQKDPATTELHVAPGNAGMAAISAVHPLADVTDGAATTALAQEIGADLVVIGPEIPLVAGVADVLREAGFAVFGPSGEAAKIEGSKAFAKDVMAAAGVKTAQAQALHPDAAEDEIESALDNFGPNWVVKDDGLAAGKGVVVTTDRAAAREHVDAVLAAGNPVLLESFLDGPEISLFCLVDGETVVPLLPAQDHKRAYDNDEGPNTGGMGAYTPLPWLPVTGVDRIVNEVCVPVAKEMVARGTPYSGLLYAGLAWGAEGPSVIEFNARFGDPETQAVLALLKTPLATLLDSVARGTLAEHAPLTWEEGSALTVVLAADGYPASPRKGDVLSGAEPSETVLHAGTARNEQGQLVANGGRVLSIVGVGTDLEQARERAYATLSGISLEGGHYRSDIALPAVKGEISLG; encoded by the coding sequence ATGCGCATCCTCGTAATTGGTTCCGGTGCCCGCGAGCACGCCCTGCTGTTGGGCCTGCAGAAGGACCCCGCCACCACTGAACTTCACGTCGCCCCCGGTAATGCCGGTATGGCTGCGATCTCCGCTGTCCACCCCCTGGCCGATGTCACTGATGGGGCGGCCACCACCGCCCTGGCCCAGGAGATCGGGGCTGACCTTGTGGTCATCGGCCCGGAGATCCCGCTGGTCGCAGGGGTTGCCGATGTCCTGCGGGAAGCCGGTTTCGCGGTCTTCGGACCCTCCGGTGAGGCGGCGAAGATCGAGGGTTCCAAGGCCTTCGCCAAGGACGTCATGGCTGCCGCCGGTGTGAAGACCGCCCAGGCGCAGGCCCTGCACCCCGACGCCGCAGAGGATGAGATCGAGTCGGCCCTGGACAATTTCGGCCCCAATTGGGTGGTCAAGGATGATGGCCTGGCCGCCGGCAAGGGTGTGGTGGTGACCACCGACCGGGCCGCCGCCCGGGAGCACGTCGACGCGGTTCTTGCCGCCGGTAACCCGGTGCTGCTGGAGAGCTTCCTGGATGGCCCGGAGATTTCACTCTTCTGCCTGGTCGACGGCGAGACCGTCGTGCCCCTGCTGCCAGCCCAGGACCACAAGCGCGCCTATGACAATGATGAGGGCCCGAACACCGGTGGCATGGGTGCCTACACCCCGCTGCCCTGGCTGCCGGTGACGGGTGTGGACCGCATCGTCAATGAGGTCTGCGTCCCGGTGGCCAAGGAAATGGTCGCCCGCGGCACCCCCTACTCGGGTCTGCTCTACGCCGGTCTGGCCTGGGGTGCGGAGGGCCCCTCCGTGATCGAGTTCAACGCCCGTTTCGGTGATCCGGAGACCCAGGCGGTGCTGGCACTGCTGAAGACCCCCCTGGCCACCCTGCTGGACTCCGTCGCCCGGGGCACCCTGGCCGAACATGCTCCCTTGACCTGGGAGGAGGGTTCCGCCCTTACCGTGGTGCTGGCTGCCGATGGTTACCCGGCTTCCCCACGGAAGGGGGATGTGCTCAGCGGTGCCGAACCCTCCGAGACCGTGCTGCATGCCGGTACCGCCCGCAATGAGCAGGGGCAGCTGGTGGCCAATGGTGGCCGGGTGCTCAGCATCGTCGGGGTCGGCACCGACCTGGAGCAGGCCCGGGAGCGTGCCTACGCCACCCTCTCCGGAATCTCCCTGGAAGGCGGCCACTACCGCAGTGATATCGCACTGCCGGCCGTCAAGGGTGAGATCTCCCTGGGCTAG
- a CDS encoding HIT family protein, which translates to MSSVFTKIINGELPGRFIYRDDTTVAFLSIEPVAYGHVLVIPVAEVDKWTDLDPQTWNQVNEVAQNIGRAIIEIFGSERAGYLIAGFEVPHAHIHVFPANDMSGYSLSNTMRADATDPAKMDDAAARLREALDTDEQGFPR; encoded by the coding sequence ATGAGCAGCGTTTTCACCAAGATCATCAACGGCGAACTACCGGGCCGTTTCATCTACCGCGATGACACCACCGTCGCTTTCCTCAGCATCGAACCCGTCGCCTATGGCCATGTCCTGGTCATCCCCGTGGCGGAGGTGGACAAGTGGACCGACCTTGACCCGCAAACCTGGAACCAGGTCAATGAGGTGGCCCAGAACATCGGCCGTGCCATCATCGAGATCTTCGGCTCTGAGCGGGCCGGTTATCTGATCGCCGGTTTCGAGGTCCCCCACGCCCACATCCACGTCTTCCCGGCCAATGACATGTCCGGCTACAGCCTGAGCAACACCATGCGTGCCGATGCCACCGACCCCGCCAAGATGGATGATGCAGCAGCCCGCCTGCGCGAGGCCCTCGATACCGATGAGCAGGGTTTCCCGCGCTAA
- a CDS encoding alpha/beta fold hydrolase — protein sequence MSWLTTIIPTRGELPELPGLVPGGPTPVLFLHGVLASPGNFEGAIRSLLEQGVPVIAPTYGDRGTGDIHSSFRELEDMLGTEVLSQHDQIDIVGHSLGGRLGLELAHHFPARVRTLVGIGAIYRGVPRGSTLGAKLFHTALGTLGGPAYRQIMVSTPMSAALPQHTRVISLVSDRDSIVPVSSAELGEIRRLKGVRHEHLPQQTEAILQALAWRE from the coding sequence ATGAGCTGGCTGACCACCATCATCCCCACCCGTGGGGAATTACCCGAACTGCCGGGGCTCGTCCCCGGTGGCCCCACCCCGGTGCTCTTCCTGCACGGGGTGCTGGCCTCCCCCGGTAACTTCGAGGGTGCCATCCGGTCCCTGCTGGAACAGGGTGTTCCCGTGATCGCCCCGACCTACGGGGACCGGGGCACCGGGGACATTCACAGCTCCTTCCGGGAGCTGGAGGACATGCTCGGCACCGAGGTCTTGTCCCAGCACGATCAGATCGACATTGTCGGCCATTCCCTGGGTGGCCGGCTGGGTCTGGAGCTGGCCCACCATTTCCCTGCCAGGGTCCGCACCCTGGTCGGTATCGGCGCCATATACCGGGGTGTGCCCCGCGGGAGCACCCTCGGCGCGAAGCTCTTCCACACCGCCCTCGGCACGCTCGGGGGTCCCGCTTACCGGCAGATCATGGTGTCCACCCCCATGTCCGCGGCTCTGCCCCAACACACCAGGGTCATCTCCCTGGTCTCTGATCGCGACAGCATCGTGCCGGTCTCTTCGGCGGAGCTGGGTGAGATCCGCCGTCTGAAGGGGGTGCGTCATGAGCACCTGCCGCAGCAGACCGAGGCGATCCTCCAGGCTCTGGCCTGGCGGGAGTAG